Proteins encoded by one window of Vitis vinifera cultivar Pinot Noir 40024 chromosome 10, ASM3070453v1:
- the LOC109122196 gene encoding uncharacterized protein LOC109122196, translating to MQMFIPVCENNHWHMHVVNFAAARVEILSSLPLRRGNSISAATRRLSMAINKALHAYAIHMDVDVSTFEHVQPHLVQQLNGFDCGILALKFMEFWNGATLTTSVAEDKLNMYRLQLVVELVLNEHNTVRDKIMASCHL from the exons ATGCAGATGTTCATTCCAGTTTGTGAGAACAATCACTGGCACATGCATGTAGTTAATTTTGCAGCTGCACGAGTTGAAATTCTTTCATCTTTGCCCTTGAGGCGAGGAAACAGTATTAGTGCTGCAACAAGGCGATTATCTATGGCAATCAATAAAGCACTGCATGCATATGCAATTCATATGGACGTGGATGTCTCGACTTTTGAGCATGTCCAACCACACCTTGTGCAACAACTGAATGG GTTTGACTGTGGTATCCTTGCACTAAAAttcatggaattttggaatgggGCCACCTTAACTACTTCAGTGGCAGAG GACAAGCTCAACATGTACAGACTCCAGCTAGTTGTGGAACTAGTGCTCAATGAACACAACACTGTTAGAGATAAAATTATGGCCTCCTGTCATTTGTGA